Proteins from one Fusobacterium periodonticum 1_1_41FAA genomic window:
- the carR gene encoding coaggregation response regulator transcription factor CarR has product MRILVVEDEKDLNNIITKHLKKNNFSVDSVFNGEEALEYLDYGTYDLIVLDIMLPKVNGYEVIKKLRENKNETAVLMLTARDSIEDKIKGLDLGADDYLIKPFDFGELLARIRALVRRKYGNTSNTMEIDDLCIDIAKKTVVRGGKNIELTGKEYEVLEYLIQNKGHVLSRDKIRDSVWDYGYEGESNIIDVLIKNIRKKIDIGNSKPLIHTKRGLGYVLKEDE; this is encoded by the coding sequence ATGAGAATTTTAGTAGTTGAAGATGAAAAAGATTTAAACAATATTATTACAAAACACTTAAAGAAAAACAACTTTAGTGTGGACAGTGTTTTTAATGGTGAAGAAGCACTTGAATATCTAGACTATGGAACTTATGATTTAATCGTACTAGATATCATGTTACCTAAAGTAAATGGCTATGAAGTTATTAAAAAATTAAGAGAAAATAAGAATGAAACAGCTGTTTTAATGCTAACAGCAAGAGATAGTATAGAAGATAAAATTAAAGGCTTAGATTTAGGTGCTGATGATTACTTAATTAAACCTTTTGATTTTGGAGAACTTCTAGCAAGAATTAGAGCCTTAGTAAGAAGAAAATATGGTAATACATCAAATACAATGGAAATAGATGACCTATGTATAGACATAGCGAAAAAGACTGTTGTTAGAGGTGGAAAGAATATAGAATTAACAGGGAAAGAATATGAAGTTTTAGAATATTTAATTCAAAATAAAGGTCATGTATTAAGTAGAGATAAAATCAGAGATAGTGTGTGGGATTATGGTTATGAAGGTGAATCTAATATCATAGATGTTTTAATAAAAAATATTCGTAAAAAAATAGATATTGGGAATTCAAAACCACTTATTCATACAAAAAGAGGATTAGGCTATGTTCTTAAAGAAGATGAATAG
- a CDS encoding ABC transporter permease, with protein MIEFFIAKKQMLERKKQSILSIVGVFIGITVLIVSLGVSNGLDKNMINSILSLTSHINVYSPENIPNYEELVKNIEEVKGVKGAVPTIETQGIIKYEGHGEPYVAGVKVVGYDLDKAIKVMKLDDYIIDGKIDVEDKKSILIGKELAASMGAMVGDKVKLITSEETDLEMTIGGIFQSGFYEYDVNMVLIPLQTAQYVTYSDETVGRLSVRLDNPYDAQELIFDVARKLPTDLYIGTWGEQNRALLSALTLEKTIMLVVFSLIAIVAGFLIWITLNTLVREKTKDIGIMRAMGFSKKNIMLIFLIQGIILGIIGIILGIIVSLILLYYIKNYAVDLVSNIYYLKDIPIEISLKEIAIIVGANFIVILISSIFPAYRAAKLENVEALRYE; from the coding sequence ATGATTGAATTTTTTATTGCAAAAAAACAGATGTTAGAAAGAAAAAAACAAAGTATTTTATCAATAGTTGGAGTTTTTATAGGGATTACAGTTTTAATTGTATCACTAGGAGTTTCAAACGGACTAGATAAAAATATGATAAATAGTATCTTATCTTTAACTAGTCATATAAATGTTTATTCTCCTGAAAATATTCCAAACTATGAAGAATTAGTTAAAAATATTGAAGAAGTCAAGGGAGTTAAGGGAGCAGTTCCTACTATAGAAACACAAGGTATAATCAAATATGAAGGGCATGGCGAACCTTATGTAGCTGGAGTAAAAGTTGTTGGTTATGATTTAGACAAGGCAATTAAAGTTATGAAATTAGATGACTATATCATTGATGGAAAAATAGATGTAGAAGATAAAAAATCTATTTTAATAGGAAAAGAGTTAGCTGCCTCTATGGGAGCTATGGTTGGAGATAAAGTCAAATTGATAACTTCTGAAGAAACAGACTTAGAAATGACTATTGGTGGGATATTCCAAAGTGGTTTTTATGAATATGATGTAAATATGGTTTTAATTCCACTTCAAACAGCACAATATGTAACTTATAGTGATGAAACAGTAGGAAGATTATCTGTTAGACTAGATAATCCTTATGATGCACAAGAATTGATTTTTGATGTTGCAAGAAAATTACCTACTGACCTATATATAGGAACTTGGGGTGAACAAAATAGAGCCTTACTTTCAGCTTTAACTTTAGAAAAAACTATAATGTTAGTAGTATTTTCACTTATAGCTATAGTTGCAGGTTTCTTAATTTGGATAACTTTAAATACTCTTGTCAGAGAAAAAACAAAAGATATAGGAATTATGAGAGCTATGGGCTTCTCTAAAAAGAATATCATGTTGATATTTTTAATTCAAGGGATAATATTAGGAATAATTGGAATAATATTAGGAATAATTGTATCTTTAATTTTACTTTATTATATAAAGAATTATGCAGTTGACTTAGTTTCTAATATCTACTATTTAAAAGATATACCTATAGAAATCTCTTTGAAAGAAATAGCTATTATTGTAGGAGCAAACTTTATTGTAATTTTAATTTCTAGTATATTTCCTGCTTATAGAGCTGCTAAACTTGAAAATGTGGAGGCACTTAGATATGAATAA
- a CDS encoding ABC transporter ATP-binding protein produces MNNMIIKLEDVDKFYMETGNKLHILKKLNLEVKRGEFVSILGKSGSGKSTLLNIMGLLDKIDGGKIWIDDKEVSSLNEAERNNIKNHFLGFVFQFHYLMSEFTALENVMIPALLNNFKNKAEIEKEAKELLEIVGLAERMKHKPNQLSGGEKQRVAIARAMINKPKLILADEPTGNLDEDTGEMIFSLFRKINKERNQSIVVVTHARDLSQVTDRQIYLKRGVLE; encoded by the coding sequence ATGAATAATATGATTATAAAATTAGAAGATGTAGATAAATTCTATATGGAAACAGGAAATAAACTACATATTTTAAAAAAGTTAAATTTAGAAGTAAAGAGAGGAGAATTTGTATCTATTCTAGGTAAGTCTGGTTCAGGAAAATCTACTCTTTTAAACATAATGGGACTGCTTGATAAGATAGATGGTGGAAAAATTTGGATAGATGATAAAGAAGTTTCTTCTCTTAACGAAGCTGAAAGAAATAATATAAAAAATCATTTTTTAGGTTTTGTATTTCAATTTCACTATTTAATGAGTGAATTTACTGCTCTTGAAAATGTTATGATACCTGCTCTTTTAAATAATTTCAAAAATAAGGCTGAAATCGAAAAAGAGGCTAAAGAATTATTAGAAATAGTTGGTTTAGCCGAAAGAATGAAACATAAACCTAATCAACTATCAGGTGGAGAAAAACAGAGAGTGGCAATAGCTAGAGCTATGATTAATAAACCTAAACTTATTTTAGCAGATGAACCTACTGGAAACTTAGATGAGGATACAGGAGAAATGATATTCTCACTTTTCAGAAAAATAAATAAAGAACGTAATCAAAGTATAGTTGTAGTAACTCATGCTAGAGATTTATCACAAGTTACAGATAGACAGATTTATTTAAAAAGAGGAGTGTTAGAGTAA
- a CDS encoding SemiSWEET family transporter has translation MSDKQTKILGWLGTTLSILMYVSYIPQIMGNLNGNKTSFIQPLVAAINCTIWVCYGFFKKNRDLPLALANLPGIIFGLIAAFTAL, from the coding sequence ATGAGTGACAAACAAACTAAAATTTTAGGATGGCTAGGGACAACATTATCAATTTTGATGTATGTTTCATATATTCCCCAAATAATGGGGAACTTGAATGGTAATAAAACATCATTCATACAACCTTTAGTTGCTGCAATTAACTGTACAATATGGGTTTGCTACGGATTTTTTAAAAAGAATAGAGATTTACCATTAGCTTTAGCTAATTTACCTGGAATTATTTTTGGATTGATTGCTGCATTTACAGCACTTTAA
- the pbpC gene encoding penicillin-binding protein 1C, with product MFKNINLKKVAIFIITLFILLFIYLIKIYVSYEPKKLVENINYSKIVLDRNGEILSVFLNKDEEFHLKYEGDIPETLKLAVLNYEDKKFYSHSGVDYPRILKSFFNNITGGKKMGASTISMQVVKLLEPKKRTYFNKLIEIVKAYKLESQFSKEEILKIYLNNVPYGSNIVGYSAAIKMYFNKDVKDLSYAEASLLAVLPNSPGILNLKKNNDKLEEKRNRLLKTLLDKGLIDERQYKFSLLEKFPNKIYYYEKKAPQFSIFLKNRYKEKTIRSTLDYKLQKKLEKIVHDYSNTMKDTGINNAAVLVVNNKTKEVLAYVASQDFYDKKNNGEIDGLQAKRSPASLLKPFLYALSIDEGLIVPDSIYPDVPIYFGNFYPKNSTGTFSGMVKMEDALIKSLNIPFVKLLSDYGIDKFYYFLENNDNYPEDRFDKYGLSLILGTREMRPVDIVKLYVGLANYGKVSNLKYTLTEDVPKEYEQFSKGASYLTLETLSKVVRPGNEKLYSEERPISWKTGTSYGLKDAWSVGVSPDYTVLVWLGNFNQKSIFSLSGVETAGNLLFKVFNIVDINSKPFSKPMEDLKEIEIDEKTGYRKMYDVESKKVLYPKNAKLLRTSPYYKKIFVDEDDIEIDSRSEKFDKRKEKIVIEYPVEVSNYFFLNGVRENKKVKIAYPVENLNIFVPKDFEGYNKIAIKLYNPNNEYVYWYIDEEYMGFSNESERFFELDMGKHKLTIVTEDGAREEVKFKINKR from the coding sequence ATGTTTAAAAATATTAATCTAAAAAAGGTGGCTATTTTTATCATAACTCTTTTTATATTACTTTTTATCTATTTGATAAAAATATATGTAAGTTATGAGCCTAAAAAATTAGTTGAGAATATCAACTATAGTAAAATTGTTTTAGATAGAAATGGAGAGATTTTATCTGTCTTTTTAAATAAAGATGAAGAATTTCATTTAAAATATGAAGGTGATATTCCAGAAACTTTAAAGCTTGCTGTTTTAAACTATGAAGATAAAAAGTTTTACTCACATTCTGGAGTTGACTATCCTAGAATATTAAAATCTTTCTTTAATAATATTACAGGTGGAAAGAAAATGGGAGCAAGTACAATAAGTATGCAGGTTGTAAAATTACTTGAACCTAAAAAAAGAACATATTTCAACAAGTTAATTGAGATAGTAAAGGCATACAAATTAGAAAGTCAATTTTCTAAAGAAGAAATATTAAAAATATACTTGAATAATGTTCCCTATGGTTCTAATATAGTTGGTTATTCAGCAGCAATTAAAATGTACTTTAATAAAGATGTTAAAGACCTTAGTTATGCTGAAGCTTCTCTTTTAGCAGTTCTACCAAATTCTCCTGGGATATTGAATTTAAAAAAGAATAATGATAAACTTGAAGAAAAAAGAAATAGACTATTAAAAACTTTATTGGATAAAGGATTAATAGATGAAAGGCAGTATAAATTTAGCTTACTTGAAAAATTTCCTAATAAAATTTATTACTATGAGAAAAAAGCACCACAATTTTCTATATTCTTAAAAAATAGATATAAGGAAAAAACTATAAGGTCAACATTGGACTATAAATTACAGAAAAAGCTAGAAAAAATAGTTCATGATTACTCAAATACGATGAAAGATACAGGTATAAATAATGCTGCTGTTCTTGTTGTAAATAATAAAACTAAAGAAGTACTAGCCTATGTTGCTTCACAAGATTTTTATGATAAAAAGAACAATGGGGAAATTGACGGTCTACAAGCAAAAAGATCTCCAGCTTCTCTTTTAAAACCTTTTTTGTATGCTTTATCAATAGATGAAGGGCTTATTGTTCCTGATAGTATTTATCCTGATGTACCTATATATTTTGGAAATTTCTATCCTAAAAACTCAACTGGTACATTTTCAGGAATGGTTAAAATGGAAGATGCACTTATTAAATCTTTAAACATTCCTTTTGTTAAACTTTTATCAGATTATGGAATTGACAAATTTTATTATTTCTTAGAAAATAATGATAATTATCCTGAAGATAGATTTGATAAATATGGCTTATCTTTAATTTTAGGAACAAGAGAAATGAGACCTGTTGACATAGTCAAACTATATGTGGGACTTGCAAATTATGGAAAAGTTTCAAATTTAAAGTATACACTGACTGAAGATGTACCTAAAGAATATGAACAATTTTCTAAGGGAGCAAGTTACTTGACATTGGAAACATTGTCTAAGGTTGTCAGACCTGGAAATGAAAAATTATATAGTGAAGAAAGACCTATATCTTGGAAAACAGGTACAAGTTATGGTTTAAAAGATGCCTGGTCTGTTGGAGTAAGTCCTGATTATACAGTTCTTGTATGGCTAGGAAACTTCAATCAAAAATCTATTTTTTCATTATCAGGTGTTGAAACAGCAGGAAATTTATTATTTAAAGTATTTAACATAGTGGATATAAATTCTAAGCCTTTCTCAAAACCAATGGAAGACTTAAAAGAGATAGAAATTGATGAAAAAACTGGTTATAGAAAAATGTATGATGTCGAAAGTAAAAAAGTTTTATATCCAAAAAATGCAAAATTACTTAGAACATCACCTTATTACAAAAAAATCTTTGTAGATGAAGATGATATTGAGATTGATTCAAGAAGTGAAAAATTTGACAAGAGAAAAGAAAAGATTGTTATAGAGTATCCTGTTGAAGTTTCAAATTATTTCTTTTTAAATGGAGTTAGAGAAAACAAAAAGGTTAAAATAGCATATCCTGTTGAAAACTTAAATATATTTGTTCCAAAAGATTTTGAAGGCTATAATAAAATTGCCATAAAATTATATAATCCTAATAATGAATATGTTTATTGGTATATTGATGAAGAATATATGGGATTTTCAAATGAAAGTGAAAGATTTTTTGAACTGGATATGGGTAAACACAAACTTACTATAGTTACAGAAGATGGTGCTAGAGAAGAAGTAAAATTTAAAATAAATAAGAGGTAG
- a CDS encoding GntR family transcriptional regulator has translation MENFRIEKKKTLNLQVYEILKEMILSDEFKNEIKLNEVQIAAKLEVSPTPVREAFRMLAADGIVEIIPWKGVFIKKYSIEEIEEAYQCREVLEILAVKLCINIIPKDEIERLLKVLKENHDTIEERIKVSNEIHSIIIEYSNNKRLKNLITQLNDILTYDRRLSAYDGIRGKQIDQEHKLILKALKERNENAAIFYMKEHIQNGFKYVKENHK, from the coding sequence TTGGAAAATTTTAGAATTGAAAAGAAAAAAACTTTAAACTTACAAGTATATGAAATTTTGAAAGAAATGATACTAAGCGATGAATTTAAAAATGAAATAAAGTTAAATGAGGTACAAATTGCAGCTAAACTTGAAGTTAGTCCAACTCCAGTTAGAGAAGCATTTAGAATGTTAGCGGCTGATGGAATTGTAGAAATTATCCCATGGAAAGGAGTTTTTATTAAAAAGTATAGCATTGAAGAAATAGAAGAAGCTTATCAGTGTAGAGAAGTATTAGAAATACTAGCTGTAAAATTATGTATTAATATTATTCCTAAAGATGAAATAGAAAGGCTTTTAAAAGTTTTAAAAGAAAATCATGACACTATCGAAGAAAGAATTAAAGTTAGTAATGAAATTCATAGTATAATTATTGAATATTCCAATAATAAAAGATTAAAAAATTTGATAACGCAACTTAATGACATTTTAACTTATGATCGAAGACTCTCTGCTTATGATGGTATAAGAGGAAAACAAATTGATCAAGAACATAAGTTAATTTTAAAGGCTTTAAAAGAAAGAAATGAAAATGCTGCAATTTTTTACATGAAAGAACATATTCAGAATGGATTTAAATATGTTAAAGAAAATCATAAATAA